A genomic stretch from Edaphobacter aggregans includes:
- the ftsH gene encoding ATP-dependent zinc metalloprotease FtsH, with amino-acid sequence MNSTVKQILIWVFMATCLVFLWQFVVKGTGTSQEKNISLTQLLNDADQGKISEVTVNGAEVTGKYREGSVQFHTTIPGNYPDMYKTLRDHGVNITIKDQNSNAWLGFLIQLAPFALLLGLWFFLLRQMQSGGNKAMSFGKSRARLLSMQQKKITFKDVAGVDEAKEELKEIIEFLREAQKFQRLGGRIPKGVLLVGPPGTGKTLLARAVAGEANVPFFSISGSDFVEMFVGVGASRVRDLFEQGKKNAPCIIFIDEIDAVGRHRGAGLGGGHDEREQTLNQLLVEMDGFESNDGVILVAATNRPDVLDPALLRPGRFDRRVIVDRPDIRGREEVLKVHSKKVPMAEDVNLNVLARGTPGFSGADLANMVNEAALTAARYNRKSVHMYDFEVAKDKVMMGAERKSMLLTDEEKKVTAYHEAGHTLVSALREHSDPLHKVTIIPRGMALGVTVYLPEEDQHTVTKEYLETRLATLMGGRCAEEIFLKKMTTGAGNDIERITELARKMVCEYGMSKLGPMTYGKKEEQIFLGREIAQHRDFSEETARQIDGEVRSFVDTAYQSAYNLLNSNHDIMHRMAAALLERETLDAAEIKLIIEGKELSAIKSPLSGVDPGSGEAQKVLKPEGGRKPGFGEGQPSPA; translated from the coding sequence TTGAACTCGACCGTCAAACAAATTCTGATCTGGGTCTTCATGGCTACATGCCTGGTCTTCCTTTGGCAGTTCGTCGTCAAGGGCACCGGCACCAGCCAGGAAAAGAACATCAGCCTGACCCAACTCCTCAACGACGCCGACCAGGGCAAGATCAGCGAGGTCACGGTCAATGGCGCTGAGGTTACGGGCAAGTACCGCGAGGGCAGTGTCCAGTTCCACACCACCATTCCGGGCAACTATCCGGACATGTACAAGACCCTGCGCGATCACGGCGTCAATATCACCATCAAGGACCAGAACTCGAACGCGTGGCTCGGATTCCTTATCCAGCTAGCGCCCTTCGCTCTCCTCCTTGGTCTCTGGTTCTTCCTTCTGCGCCAGATGCAGTCCGGCGGAAACAAGGCCATGAGCTTTGGCAAGTCCCGCGCCCGCCTGCTCTCCATGCAGCAGAAGAAGATCACCTTCAAGGATGTCGCTGGCGTCGACGAAGCCAAGGAAGAGCTCAAGGAGATCATCGAGTTCCTCCGCGAAGCTCAGAAGTTCCAGCGCCTCGGTGGCCGCATCCCCAAGGGCGTCCTCCTCGTCGGACCTCCGGGAACCGGCAAGACCCTCTTGGCCCGCGCTGTCGCTGGCGAAGCCAACGTTCCCTTCTTCTCCATCTCCGGTTCTGACTTCGTCGAGATGTTCGTAGGCGTCGGCGCATCCCGCGTCCGCGACCTCTTCGAGCAGGGCAAGAAGAACGCCCCTTGCATCATCTTCATCGACGAAATCGACGCCGTCGGTCGTCACCGTGGCGCAGGCCTCGGCGGCGGACACGACGAGCGCGAGCAGACCCTCAACCAGCTTCTCGTCGAGATGGACGGCTTCGAATCCAACGACGGTGTCATCCTCGTCGCCGCGACCAACCGGCCCGACGTTCTTGACCCCGCGCTTCTCCGCCCCGGCCGTTTTGATCGTCGCGTCATCGTCGATCGTCCCGACATCCGTGGCCGCGAGGAAGTTCTCAAGGTCCACTCCAAGAAGGTCCCCATGGCCGAAGACGTCAATCTCAACGTCCTCGCTCGTGGAACACCAGGCTTCTCCGGTGCCGACCTCGCCAACATGGTCAACGAGGCCGCACTCACCGCCGCCCGCTACAACCGCAAGTCGGTCCACATGTACGACTTCGAAGTAGCCAAGGACAAGGTCATGATGGGTGCCGAGCGCAAGTCGATGCTCCTCACGGACGAAGAGAAGAAGGTCACCGCCTATCACGAAGCCGGTCACACCCTCGTCTCCGCACTCCGCGAGCACTCCGACCCGCTCCACAAGGTCACCATCATCCCCCGCGGAATGGCCCTCGGAGTCACGGTCTACCTCCCCGAAGAGGACCAGCACACCGTCACCAAGGAGTATCTCGAGACCCGTCTCGCGACTCTCATGGGCGGACGCTGCGCCGAAGAGATCTTCCTCAAGAAGATGACCACAGGCGCAGGCAACGACATTGAGCGCATCACCGAACTCGCCCGCAAGATGGTTTGCGAGTACGGCATGTCGAAGCTGGGTCCCATGACCTACGGCAAGAAGGAAGAGCAGATCTTCCTCGGCCGCGAGATCGCCCAGCACCGCGATTTCTCCGAAGAGACAGCCCGCCAGATCGACGGCGAGGTTCGCTCCTTCGTCGACACCGCCTACCAGTCGGCCTACAACCTTCTCAACAGCAACCACGACATCATGCACCGCATGGCAGCCGCCCTGCTCGAGCGTGAAACCCTGGACGCAGCTGAGATCAAGCTGATCATCGAAGGCAAGGAACTCTCAGCCATCAAGTCGCCTCTCTCCGGAGTCGACCCCGGCTCAGGCGAAGCCCAGAAGGTCCTCAAGCCCGAAGGCGGCCGCAAGCCCGGCTTCGGCGAAGGACAACCTTCTCCGGCATAA
- a CDS encoding alpha/beta fold hydrolase, producing the protein MKLHVHEWGTGDKTAILIHGLFADHQSWWRLGPALATRGYRVLAPDLRGHGLSPRGPYSPEHWASDLVDSLPHHADLAIGHSLGGMSLALAAELLQVKSAIYVDPAWKLTPSQELTFKVEWSPELDWTVEQWLEAHPFWAAGDITARLSSIKNFDPACIDGLLTGNGYNHMPHRVTCPSLALLADPSAFVSEQDAAHLQSIGMQVWALPHTTHSMHREDYELFLTSIDHWHNQP; encoded by the coding sequence ATGAAGCTACACGTTCACGAGTGGGGTACCGGCGACAAAACCGCCATCCTGATCCACGGCCTCTTCGCCGACCACCAGAGCTGGTGGCGACTCGGCCCCGCCCTCGCCACCCGAGGCTACCGCGTCCTCGCCCCCGACCTGCGCGGACACGGCCTCAGCCCCCGAGGCCCCTACTCCCCCGAACACTGGGCCTCCGACCTCGTCGACTCTCTCCCCCATCACGCCGACCTCGCCATCGGACACTCCCTCGGAGGAATGTCGCTAGCCCTCGCCGCTGAACTCCTCCAGGTCAAAAGCGCAATCTACGTCGACCCCGCATGGAAGCTCACCCCGAGCCAGGAACTTACCTTCAAAGTCGAATGGTCCCCTGAACTCGACTGGACCGTCGAACAATGGCTCGAAGCCCATCCATTCTGGGCCGCCGGCGACATCACTGCCCGCCTCTCCTCCATCAAAAACTTCGACCCCGCATGCATCGACGGCCTGCTCACCGGCAACGGCTACAACCACATGCCGCACAGAGTCACATGCCCCTCGCTGGCCCTGCTGGCCGACCCAAGCGCCTTCGTCAGCGAACAAGACGCGGCGCATCTCCAATCTATTGGAATGCAGGTCTGGGCCCTCCCCCACACCACCCACTCCATGCACCGCGAAGACTACGAGCTCTTCCTGACGTCCATAGATCACTGGCACAACCAACCCTGA
- the lptE gene encoding LptE family protein has protein sequence MNLRTLTLLLLTTLTGCGYHQAGSATHIPANVRTLAVPIFATKAQAYRTEMSFTQAVIRELNTRTHYTVLNTDSPDADATLRGTILSQTASPLTYDATTGQTSSYLVAITAKVILTAHDGRVLYQNDSITFREQYQSTQDLSGFIQEDSPAVRRVARDFAQAIVSDMLESF, from the coding sequence ATGAACCTCCGCACCCTAACGCTCCTCCTACTTACCACCCTCACCGGATGCGGCTACCACCAAGCCGGCTCGGCCACCCACATCCCCGCGAACGTCCGCACCCTCGCCGTCCCCATCTTCGCCACCAAAGCCCAGGCCTACCGCACCGAAATGTCCTTCACCCAGGCCGTCATCCGCGAGCTCAACACCCGCACCCACTACACCGTCCTCAACACCGACTCCCCCGACGCCGACGCCACCCTCCGCGGCACCATCCTCTCGCAGACCGCCTCTCCCCTCACCTACGACGCCACCACCGGCCAAACCTCCAGCTACCTCGTCGCCATCACCGCCAAAGTCATCCTCACCGCCCACGACGGCCGCGTCCTCTACCAGAACGACTCCATCACCTTCCGCGAACAATACCAATCCACGCAAGACCTCAGCGGCTTTATCCAGGAAGATTCCCCCGCCGTCCGTCGTGTCGCAAGAGACTTCGCCCAGGCCATCGTAAGCGATATGCTGGAGTCCTTCTAA
- the holA gene encoding DNA polymerase III subunit delta: MPSLRSFAATDRFITEIADPATLRPGYVLIGDEIFLYDRCRRAVLSTLIPPDTRDFSLHDIDLAETSIFEALDRAQTPSLMAPFQVLFLRNLKTLYGRGSKKEEFAAIDTYFRSPNPQALILFVADHLRIPTDLRKMDYQDKERFERIRETLGDWCGIIELARVDESDAIKWVTTTAESRNIRFDPDAARELVDSLGADMMLISSEFEKLLLYVSAPAPAAPNNAVILSGAHSAQPKDPEESNSATALPSFQPPVSTEAPQTPPLARNRVTLGDVETMVLAAKQRSLYELTDAISAKDRPRALLLLHGLLNASDGGEDAAIGHLYMLARTFRQMLIISEKNVRDPRAIWQVLWQGFRMPPFAAEDLIKQARRYKSRRELTRAIRLVARADLELRSSPANKLLVLERLILDLSTEPKPTLYKPSHQFAMEL, translated from the coding sequence ATGCCCTCACTCCGCAGCTTCGCCGCAACCGACCGCTTCATCACCGAAATCGCCGACCCCGCGACCCTTCGTCCCGGCTACGTCCTCATCGGCGACGAAATATTCCTCTACGACCGCTGCCGCCGCGCCGTCCTCTCCACCCTCATCCCTCCCGACACCCGCGACTTCTCCCTCCACGACATCGACCTCGCCGAGACCAGCATCTTCGAGGCCCTCGACCGCGCCCAGACCCCATCCCTCATGGCGCCCTTCCAGGTCCTCTTCCTCCGCAACCTCAAAACCCTCTACGGCCGCGGCAGCAAAAAAGAAGAATTCGCCGCCATCGACACCTACTTCCGCTCCCCCAACCCGCAAGCCCTCATCCTCTTCGTAGCCGACCATCTCCGCATCCCCACCGACCTCCGCAAGATGGACTACCAGGACAAGGAGCGCTTCGAGCGTATCCGCGAGACCCTCGGCGACTGGTGCGGCATCATCGAACTCGCCCGCGTCGACGAATCCGACGCCATCAAATGGGTCACCACCACCGCCGAATCCCGCAACATCCGCTTCGACCCCGACGCCGCCCGCGAGCTAGTCGACTCCCTCGGCGCCGACATGATGCTCATCTCCAGCGAATTCGAAAAGCTCCTCCTCTACGTCTCCGCCCCCGCACCAGCTGCCCCCAATAACGCCGTCATCCTGAGCGGAGCGCACAGCGCGCAGCCGAAGGACCCCGAGGAATCAAATAGTGCCACAGCCCTCCCTTCCTTTCAGCCACCAGTTTCAACCGAAGCGCCCCAAACTCCGCCCCTTGCACGCAATCGAGTCACCCTCGGCGACGTAGAAACCATGGTCCTCGCCGCCAAGCAGCGCAGCCTCTACGAGCTCACCGACGCCATCTCCGCGAAGGACCGCCCCCGAGCACTCCTCCTCCTCCACGGCCTCCTCAACGCCTCCGACGGCGGCGAAGACGCAGCCATCGGCCACCTCTACATGCTCGCCCGCACCTTCCGCCAGATGCTCATCATCTCCGAAAAAAACGTCCGCGACCCTCGAGCCATCTGGCAGGTCCTCTGGCAAGGCTTCCGCATGCCCCCCTTCGCCGCCGAAGACCTCATCAAGCAAGCCCGCCGCTACAAATCTCGCCGCGAACTCACCCGAGCCATCCGCCTGGTAGCCCGCGCCGACCTCGAACTACGCAGCAGCCCCGCCAACAAACTCCTCGTCCTCGAGCGCCTAATCCTTGACCTCTCCACCGAGCCCAAACCAACCCTCTACAAACCCTCCCACCAATTCGCCATGGAACTCTGA
- a CDS encoding DsrE family protein: MVRRQFFSRLAQLAAVPVAMAGGFVQGQAMHKPLKIMMKSAWGSDDPTKAAFPFLHGLALVEAGHEVQIFLLGEAVGLMRKTLANAVTPVGWPPVGETLDKLAAKHMQIYACGACSRARGVTEADLNNYGAKFGNPTIFVSLVEWADRVITE, translated from the coding sequence ATGGTACGTAGACAATTCTTTTCGCGTCTTGCGCAATTGGCGGCTGTACCTGTGGCGATGGCTGGAGGTTTTGTCCAGGGACAGGCGATGCACAAGCCGCTCAAAATCATGATGAAGAGCGCGTGGGGCTCGGATGATCCGACCAAGGCGGCGTTTCCTTTTCTGCACGGGCTGGCGCTTGTGGAGGCGGGGCATGAAGTGCAGATTTTTCTGCTGGGAGAGGCGGTTGGGCTGATGCGGAAGACGCTCGCTAATGCGGTTACTCCGGTTGGGTGGCCACCTGTGGGAGAGACGTTGGATAAGCTCGCCGCGAAGCATATGCAGATCTACGCTTGTGGCGCGTGCTCGCGTGCCAGGGGAGTGACTGAGGCGGATCTGAATAACTATGGAGCGAAGTTTGGGAATCCGACGATATTTGTTTCGTTGGTTGAGTGGGCTGATCGGGTGATTACGGAGTAG
- a CDS encoding TIGR03435 family protein has translation MALLKLLLPLFLATQLAHAQTSTPSFEVATIKPAAPSPDGHTHINYPPDGRFSAINITLRALMQWAYAMPEKQILDGPAWLATTRFDIQAKVDDDQIKPFTPDPNHEIMRHMVQALLADRFLLKLHQETRTMPAYDLIFAKGGSKLQPTQSNGKTISSGRTYFNGQGLTTTIIAQELSQITGRIVVDKTNLTDRYDLKLQWTPDDAPVTDNSAPSLFTAIQEQLGLKLEPTKEPVPVLVIDQLDPPTPN, from the coding sequence ATGGCTCTACTGAAACTCCTGCTACCCTTATTCCTCGCGACTCAGCTAGCCCACGCGCAGACGTCTACCCCATCCTTCGAAGTAGCCACCATCAAGCCCGCTGCTCCCTCTCCCGACGGCCATACCCACATCAACTACCCACCAGACGGCCGCTTCAGCGCCATCAACATCACACTTCGCGCGCTTATGCAGTGGGCTTACGCCATGCCCGAAAAGCAGATTCTTGACGGACCGGCTTGGCTTGCCACCACTCGCTTCGATATCCAGGCTAAAGTAGACGACGACCAAATCAAGCCTTTCACACCGGATCCAAACCACGAAATCATGCGCCACATGGTCCAGGCCCTACTTGCCGACCGCTTCCTCCTTAAACTTCATCAGGAAACACGCACCATGCCAGCCTACGATCTCATCTTTGCTAAAGGCGGTTCGAAGCTCCAACCCACTCAATCCAACGGAAAAACCATTAGTAGCGGCCGCACATATTTCAACGGCCAGGGCCTTACCACAACCATCATCGCCCAAGAGCTCTCCCAAATCACCGGCCGTATCGTCGTCGATAAAACCAACCTCACCGACCGCTACGACCTCAAGCTCCAGTGGACCCCCGACGACGCTCCCGTCACCGACAACTCCGCTCCATCCCTCTTCACCGCCATCCAGGAGCAGCTCGGCCTCAAGCTCGAACCCACCAAAGAACCCGTCCCCGTGCTCGTCATCGACCAACTAGACCCACCCACCCCCAACTAG
- a CDS encoding DinB family protein, with translation MVHSQADVSVDPCQVLVESYAVNERMNQIVLEHLDSAAWRAKLPGSKGRTIAAIITHVHNIRRKWLRLSAPHLKLPAPLNRTNCTQKQARAALLESAARCSEMLADALSQPQSRVETFRRDGWAKPWPAGAAMFAYMISHDAHHRGQVCMLAHQLGFPLPTKATAGIWGWEKLWKECGFTHPR, from the coding sequence ATGGTCCACTCACAGGCTGACGTTAGCGTCGACCCTTGCCAGGTTTTAGTGGAAAGTTATGCCGTAAACGAGCGAATGAATCAGATTGTCCTCGAGCATCTCGATTCCGCTGCATGGCGCGCTAAACTGCCGGGAAGTAAAGGACGGACTATCGCCGCCATCATCACGCACGTCCACAACATCCGTCGCAAATGGCTAAGGCTATCCGCCCCTCATCTAAAACTCCCTGCCCCGCTCAACCGCACCAACTGCACACAGAAGCAGGCCCGGGCCGCTCTTCTTGAAAGCGCCGCACGCTGCTCCGAGATGCTTGCGGACGCGCTGTCTCAGCCGCAGAGCCGGGTCGAAACCTTTCGCCGCGACGGTTGGGCGAAACCATGGCCCGCAGGCGCAGCCATGTTTGCCTACATGATTTCGCACGACGCGCATCATCGCGGCCAGGTGTGTATGCTGGCCCATCAACTCGGATTCCCGCTGCCGACCAAGGCCACCGCTGGAATCTGGGGTTGGGAAAAGCTATGGAAGGAGTGCGGATTCACTCATCCACGATAA
- a CDS encoding Fpg/Nei family DNA glycosylase: MGYAVRLVNEANHMPELPDITAYLSALESRIVGQPLTHIRIASPFLLRTVQPLIEEIETHTVRSLHRIGKRIALEFDNGLWLVLHLMIAGRLHWRPLGAKLGGRNNLAAFDFPNGSLVLTEAGSKRRASLHLFPNEAATKVIDPGGIDVFAATFDDFRAALTAENRTLKRALTDPRILSGIGNAYSDEILHAAKLSPILQTHKLTPTQWQSLYAATRDTLQLWIDRLNAEATQSFPEKVTAFRPDMAVHGRFGQPCPTCGKPIQRIRYADNETNYCAQCQTSGKVLADRSLSRLLGADWPRTLDELEALKRR, encoded by the coding sequence GTGGGCTACGCTGTTAGGCTCGTCAACGAAGCCAACCACATGCCAGAGCTACCCGACATCACGGCCTATCTCTCCGCACTCGAGTCGCGCATCGTAGGCCAGCCGCTCACCCATATCCGCATAGCCAGCCCGTTTCTCCTTCGCACCGTGCAACCGCTCATCGAAGAGATCGAAACCCACACCGTCCGCAGCCTCCATCGCATCGGCAAACGCATCGCCCTCGAATTCGACAACGGCCTCTGGCTCGTCCTTCACCTTATGATCGCCGGCCGCCTCCACTGGCGCCCCCTCGGAGCCAAACTCGGCGGCCGAAACAACCTCGCCGCCTTCGACTTCCCCAACGGCTCACTCGTCCTCACCGAAGCCGGCTCCAAACGCCGAGCATCCCTCCATCTCTTCCCCAACGAAGCCGCCACCAAAGTGATCGACCCCGGCGGAATCGACGTCTTCGCCGCCACCTTCGATGACTTCCGCGCCGCCCTCACCGCCGAAAACCGCACCCTCAAGCGAGCCCTCACCGACCCACGCATCCTCTCCGGCATCGGCAACGCCTACTCCGACGAGATCCTCCACGCAGCCAAGCTCTCCCCCATCCTCCAAACCCACAAGCTCACTCCAACCCAGTGGCAGAGTCTCTACGCCGCCACCCGCGACACCCTCCAACTCTGGATCGACCGCCTCAACGCCGAAGCTACCCAATCCTTCCCCGAAAAAGTCACAGCCTTTCGCCCAGACATGGCCGTCCACGGACGCTTCGGCCAGCCCTGCCCCACCTGCGGCAAACCCATCCAGCGCATCCGCTACGCCGATAACGAAACCAACTACTGCGCCCAATGCCAGACCAGCGGCAAAGTGCTCGCAGACCGTAGCTTATCGCGGCTCCTCGGCGCAGACTGGCCCCGCACCCTCGACGAACTCGAAGCCTTAAAAAGAAGGTAA
- a CDS encoding TIGR03118 family protein, which translates to MFKPHSIDRFLKATCAIALAFAPMYLRADSFTQTNLVSNVPGLAVTTDPNLQNPWGVSFSATSPFWVANQAAGNSTLYNGAGAITPLVVTIPPSATPPTGPTGTVFNNSTGFKVGTAASNFIFDTLNGTIAAWNSSAGTTAQVMATTPGAVYTGLAQNTSGGATFLYAASATGSIHVFDSNWNDVTSTMFSGKFTDPSLPTGYTPFNIQTIGSNLYVTYSGTTGGFVDEYDTSGNFIKRIASGGALFSPWGLVIAPANFGIFSNDLLVGNFGNGEILAYDPTTDAFLGMLDGPNGQPLVNDFLWSLETRTGGAGVNLNAVYFTAGIDNQKDGIFGELTETTPEPATIFETASGLIALALFKVRSRRRS; encoded by the coding sequence ATGTTTAAGCCTCACTCTATCGACCGTTTTCTAAAAGCGACGTGCGCGATCGCGTTGGCCTTTGCTCCCATGTACCTGCGTGCCGACTCGTTCACCCAGACCAACCTTGTGTCCAACGTACCTGGACTTGCCGTCACGACTGATCCCAATCTCCAGAACCCGTGGGGCGTTTCCTTTTCGGCGACGTCACCCTTTTGGGTCGCAAATCAAGCAGCCGGGAACTCCACTCTGTATAACGGTGCCGGAGCCATCACTCCCTTGGTTGTCACAATCCCGCCAAGCGCCACCCCACCCACCGGCCCCACCGGCACTGTCTTCAACAACAGCACCGGATTCAAGGTGGGTACAGCGGCGTCGAACTTCATCTTCGACACTCTCAACGGCACGATTGCTGCATGGAATTCAAGCGCTGGAACCACCGCACAAGTAATGGCCACAACACCGGGTGCGGTTTACACCGGTCTCGCTCAAAACACGAGTGGCGGGGCGACATTCCTGTATGCGGCAAGCGCAACCGGCTCAATCCATGTATTCGATTCGAACTGGAATGACGTCACAAGCACAATGTTCTCCGGTAAGTTCACCGATCCGAGCCTGCCCACCGGCTATACGCCGTTCAACATCCAAACCATCGGCTCGAACCTTTATGTAACCTACTCTGGCACGACAGGCGGCTTTGTCGATGAGTACGATACAAGCGGCAATTTCATAAAACGAATCGCAAGTGGCGGCGCTCTCTTCTCACCTTGGGGACTTGTTATCGCTCCCGCCAACTTCGGCATCTTCAGCAACGATCTGCTGGTAGGCAACTTCGGCAACGGCGAGATCCTTGCCTATGACCCAACCACGGACGCCTTCCTGGGTATGCTCGACGGACCGAACGGGCAGCCGCTCGTTAACGATTTCCTCTGGTCACTCGAGACCCGCACTGGAGGAGCAGGCGTGAATCTGAACGCGGTATATTTCACGGCCGGCATTGACAATCAGAAGGACGGCATCTTTGGAGAGCTCACTGAAACCACACCCGAGCCCGCAACAATCTTCGAAACTGCCTCCGGCCTGATCGCGCTTGCGCTGTTCAAGGTGCGTTCACGCCGAAGATCCTAA
- a CDS encoding AI-2E family transporter, producing the protein MQMDLHQPAQDTVLKNIWKQITLFLLTFGAVVICFFIIHPFLSAIIGAIVLAVITQRPYKALTRKIKNRNLSSTIALVLVILSVVIPCFFILQDLVQGTTTIIIFLRSDVPQKSLAQFLEAHPTIASDIHIISNNIDLQNTVRTMAAVLGGLLTGFLSYSFSATVQLIILLFILFFLYRDQEMAIAFARSLLPLNEQETDALLTNMSSTINATALGRLVIGLVQGLLAGLAFWVFGVPNTMLWMAVTVIVSILPAVGASIVWVPIALYLGLTGHWGKAALLTAWGTFVVSSIDNFLYPVLVGSKLNQHTVSILLAILGGVVIFGFSGVILGPLAFTIASTLLDIWQARNNNLNPRPPLPQS; encoded by the coding sequence ATGCAGATGGACCTTCACCAACCGGCACAAGACACCGTCCTGAAAAATATCTGGAAGCAGATCACCCTCTTCCTGCTGACCTTCGGCGCCGTCGTCATCTGCTTCTTTATCATCCACCCTTTCCTCTCTGCCATCATCGGAGCCATCGTCCTGGCCGTCATCACCCAGCGCCCTTACAAAGCGCTGACCCGCAAGATCAAAAACCGTAACCTCTCCTCTACAATCGCACTCGTCCTCGTCATCCTCAGCGTCGTCATTCCCTGCTTCTTCATCCTGCAGGATCTCGTCCAGGGAACCACTACCATCATCATCTTTCTCCGCAGCGACGTCCCCCAAAAGAGCCTCGCCCAATTCCTCGAAGCCCATCCCACCATCGCATCTGACATTCACATCATCTCCAATAACATTGATCTGCAAAACACTGTCCGCACGATGGCCGCCGTTCTGGGTGGCCTCCTTACTGGCTTCCTCAGTTATTCCTTCAGCGCCACCGTGCAGCTCATCATCTTGCTCTTCATCCTCTTCTTCCTCTACCGCGATCAGGAGATGGCGATCGCCTTCGCACGTTCTCTCCTGCCTCTCAACGAGCAAGAGACCGATGCGCTACTCACCAACATGAGCAGCACCATCAATGCCACCGCCCTTGGCAGACTCGTCATCGGACTCGTTCAAGGCCTCCTCGCCGGCCTCGCCTTCTGGGTATTCGGAGTACCCAACACCATGCTATGGATGGCCGTAACAGTCATCGTCTCCATACTCCCTGCCGTGGGCGCAAGCATAGTCTGGGTTCCCATCGCGCTGTACCTCGGCCTCACCGGCCACTGGGGCAAGGCCGCCCTCCTCACCGCCTGGGGGACCTTCGTCGTCAGCAGCATCGACAACTTCCTCTATCCCGTGCTCGTCGGCTCCAAACTCAACCAACACACCGTCTCCATCCTTCTCGCAATCCTAGGCGGCGTTGTCATCTTCGGATTCTCTGGCGTCATCTTGGGCCCTCTGGCCTTCACCATCGCCTCGACACTGCTCGATATTTGGCAAGCACGCAACAACAATCTGAATCCCCGCCCGCCACTCCCCCAAAGTTGA